GAGCTGTGGTGACCATTTCTTCCAACACCCTTCCAGCACTTGCCACACGACAATTGCGATGATTCCCAGCACCAGACCGAAGCCCAATCCTAACAGCCCGCGACTAAGCGACAGTGCCGCTGGAGAGTGAATGTGAGCAAAGGTATCCACCATAGAGGCTTGACCAATAGCAGCTATAATCAGCAAATAGATTGCTTTGCGATATTTCAAACTCAAGAACGCTCCTGCAATAAACAGTGGGTGAGCCATCAAAAATTCCTTATTGCGTGGACGTACACCAAACGCATTTTCAAGGAAGTTCCGGAATGCCAGCTCCGTATTCGACACTGTGCCCGCATTTCCAGTACGAGTCAAATAGTAATAACCTGCGGCTGCGATAACAGCCAGTGCGATCACCCACAATACAGTAATCGGCGTACGTAGCAGCTTGGAAATTTCCTCTCGTATAGAAACGCCACGATAAAAGAAAATATATATCGCTGCCAAGAAGATCGGCAGAATGTGAAGCAAGCTTACACCTCTGAATTGGTTCAGCACAAGGCTGTAAGCAATACTATTCAACAGAGCAATAACAAATGGTACTGCAGCCAGCGACAAAATCGCTGTCCGTACGTACAGTATAAGCGTTTGAATCAAACGCTGACCTGCAGAAAGTTCAGACCCCTGTTCACGTTTAATTCTAATCGTGTGCACAGCAATGATCATTGCAACCGTTGGTCCGCTAATCGCCGCGAGTAGGGCTAGACCTTGCTCCATCAAGCTGGAGTTCAAAACATAAAGTCCTGCTGAACCTACCAAACCGAGTGCAAATGCCAGCAAAGTCAATGCCGGGACGAAATAGGACACCATAATGGAGAAGAATGCCAGTGCACCTAGTACGACAATCATTTTCAGATAGCGCTGAATGGACGAATCGACTACTTGGAATGGTTCAGCCTGTCCGAGTTCAAACCCCTTTTTCTCCATCCGTTGTACAGCGTTACCCGGCTTGTCCAAGCTGTGGATCAGGTTATCTACCGAATCCTTCACCTTGGCTTCAGCAATACTACGGCTAGGCGCGGTATTCAGATACAACATGCGAATATTACGATCCTTGGTAGCCAGAGCAAAACGATCGGCCAACGTTTCCACATCCAGCGTTGCATCTTTATCGCTCAATGAGTATAAACGCACAACGTTATAGTGGATATCGTAAGCGAGCTTATTGAAGCCTGCTTGCGGTTTTTTTAAGTTTTCGATAGCAGCTAGGCCAATATCGTATTTGTTCAGCAATTTAGCAAATGCCGCTAAGCTATGCTCTTTCTCGTTATCGGTGAAGCCTTTGACTGAATCACCTTCAAACAAAATGCGTTTTACACCATTCTGCTGAAAGGAAGCAAGCATCTCTTCTGTCAACTCCTGGTTGTAAGGAAGACTGTCGCTCATCCGTGGAACAATAAAAAATCCTTTGCTCCGAAGCTGCTTCATCGCAATCGGGTCAGGCTGCATGGGCTTGAGGTACGCATCCTCTGGAGATGTTTCCACAACTAACCCTTCCTGTCCCTGATAAGTCCAAGGTTTTACATTTATGTCCAGGCTTGTAAACGTACGTAAAATTAACGGCTTTAATGCCTCCGCATTTTCTTTGTCAGCAAAAACAATATACGTAAAATTCTCATTTGCAGGTGAAAGCCGTTTTTCCATATCGGCAATGTTCTGAGTCGTATAGGTTACGACACGGCCCGCTTTACGGAAATCATCCAACGTACTTTCATACATCGCCATGCTGTTCACACCCGCTTGCTGTAAGCGGTCAAGCTGCTCATTCAGATAGTCCTGCGGATGAGCCTGATACGAGGCTGCCTCCGTCAAATCCCGATAATCGAATACAATCTCTACTTTTTTACTCGAGGATTCTGTCTTCACACGATCGGCGATGACTGGAATGGAAGCCAGCAAGCCGACAGCCACCAAAATCCATAACCATTTTCGAGAAGCCGTATTCCAATATTGCCATTTCTGATACACCAAAGAACCTCCTTAATATTCGGGATTTTGCAAAATTCAATGCTGCCCACCTTGTCGTACTCAACCTTTTGGTAGGTCACTCATTGAATTTTGCAAAATCCTCCGTTGCCGGAATAAGCCTATTTTCCCAAAGCCTCTTCCAGGTTATTCTGCAATACAGAAATGACCTCCACGGCGTACTGCCCTTTGCCGTGAGAGGTCACCGATTACTATATCTTATCCAATTACCTTAACCTATTCTATTATAAAGGGATTTTTCTCAAGCGTCTACGCGAGCCATAACAGCATCGACCAGGTGGCTGATTCTTTGCTCCGCGTCTGACAGCGAGGAACCGCGTACCGCAAAGTATACTTTGATTTTCGGCTCTGTTCCCGAAGGGCGCAGGCAAAACCACGAACCGTCCTCCAGTAAGAATTTGAGTACATTTTCCTGTGGAAGACCGTCCAGACCTTGTGAGTAGTCCAGTACCTTATCTACCTTCACGCCTGCAATCTCTTGAGGCGCGTTGCTACGCCAATCGGTCATTTTGCCCTGAATCT
The Paenibacillus peoriae DNA segment above includes these coding regions:
- a CDS encoding DUF5693 family protein; translation: MYQKWQYWNTASRKWLWILVAVGLLASIPVIADRVKTESSSKKVEIVFDYRDLTEAASYQAHPQDYLNEQLDRLQQAGVNSMAMYESTLDDFRKAGRVVTYTTQNIADMEKRLSPANENFTYIVFADKENAEALKPLILRTFTSLDINVKPWTYQGQEGLVVETSPEDAYLKPMQPDPIAMKQLRSKGFFIVPRMSDSLPYNQELTEEMLASFQQNGVKRILFEGDSVKGFTDNEKEHSLAAFAKLLNKYDIGLAAIENLKKPQAGFNKLAYDIHYNVVRLYSLSDKDATLDVETLADRFALATKDRNIRMLYLNTAPSRSIAEAKVKDSVDNLIHSLDKPGNAVQRMEKKGFELGQAEPFQVVDSSIQRYLKMIVVLGALAFFSIMVSYFVPALTLLAFALGLVGSAGLYVLNSSLMEQGLALLAAISGPTVAMIIAVHTIRIKREQGSELSAGQRLIQTLILYVRTAILSLAAVPFVIALLNSIAYSLVLNQFRGVSLLHILPIFLAAIYIFFYRGVSIREEISKLLRTPITVLWVIALAVIAAAGYYYLTRTGNAGTVSNTELAFRNFLENAFGVRPRNKEFLMAHPLFIAGAFLSLKYRKAIYLLIIAAIGQASMVDTFAHIHSPAALSLSRGLLGLGFGLVLGIIAIVVWQVLEGCWKKWSPQLKR